A part of Candidatus Methylomirabilota bacterium genomic DNA contains:
- a CDS encoding (deoxy)nucleoside triphosphate pyrophosphohydrolase, with translation MSEAAPTVEVAAGLIVRDGKILIAQRLGDAHLGGLWEFPGGKRQPGESFEACLRREVMEELGLTIAVHEQVSSAEHYDSRCHIRLRFYRCTVLAGEPRPLGCEACRWITPAEISAYPFPPADLLLVHQIASGRHIIA, from the coding sequence ATGTCCGAAGCCGCGCCGACCGTCGAGGTAGCAGCCGGTCTCATCGTCAGGGATGGGAAGATCCTCATCGCTCAGCGCCTGGGTGACGCCCATCTGGGCGGGCTGTGGGAGTTTCCCGGCGGCAAGCGGCAGCCTGGCGAGAGCTTCGAGGCTTGCCTGAGAAGAGAGGTCATGGAAGAACTGGGACTGACCATTGCGGTCCACGAACAGGTCTCCTCCGCCGAACACTACGACTCTCGGTGTCACATCCGGCTCCGTTTTTACCGTTGTACCGTCCTGGCCGGCGAACCCCGCCCCCTCGGGTGTGAAGCCTGTCGGTGGATTACTCCGGCTGAGATCAGCGCCTACCCGTTTCCCCCGGCCGACTTGCTGCTGGTTCACCAGATCGCCTCGGGTCGGCATATCATCGCTTAG
- a CDS encoding A/G-specific adenine glycosylase produces MPPVNNHFPDPVIRRKFQQRLLRWYARHQRDLPWRKTSDPYKILVSEMMLQQTQVDRVVPKYQEFLRKYPTLQELAGASVSDVEATWRPLGYNIRPVRLHTIAQEAVGRHGGKIPASLQALQAFKGIGRYTAGAVMSFAFRQDVPILDTNVKRLLQRVFLGPMRRSGSKSVKRLWDLSEALIPKGKAYDFNQAMMDFGALICTARKPNCRICPMQPLCISYPWDKEKTPCPKPRRPSR; encoded by the coding sequence ATGCCGCCCGTCAACAATCACTTCCCGGATCCCGTTATCAGGCGAAAATTCCAGCAGCGACTCCTGCGCTGGTATGCGCGTCACCAGCGCGACCTGCCTTGGCGGAAGACCTCCGACCCGTATAAGATTCTGGTCTCGGAGATGATGCTGCAACAGACTCAGGTTGACCGGGTCGTTCCCAAGTATCAGGAGTTCCTCCGCAAGTATCCCACGCTGCAAGAGCTGGCCGGCGCCTCAGTCAGCGACGTCGAGGCCACGTGGCGGCCGCTTGGCTATAATATCCGACCGGTCCGGCTGCACACCATCGCCCAAGAGGCAGTCGGCCGGCATGGTGGCAAAATCCCGGCCTCTCTGCAAGCCCTTCAGGCGTTCAAGGGGATTGGCCGATACACCGCCGGCGCGGTAATGAGCTTCGCCTTCCGCCAAGACGTCCCGATCCTTGATACCAACGTGAAACGGCTACTGCAGCGGGTTTTTCTTGGTCCGATGCGCCGGAGCGGTTCCAAGTCAGTGAAACGTCTCTGGGATCTATCGGAGGCCTTGATCCCCAAGGGTAAAGCGTACGACTTTAACCAGGCCATGATGGACTTCGGCGCGCTCATCTGCACCGCCAGGAAGCCCAACTGCCGGATCTGCCCCATGCAGCCACTCTGCATCTCCTATCCGTGGGATAAGGAAAAGACACCATGTCCGAAGCCGCGCCGACCGTCGAGGTAG
- the def gene encoding peptide deformylase produces MAILKVARLGHPVLRQVAPPVRPETIREAEIQRLIDDMIETMREYEGVGIAAPQVHVSKQIAVIEAAGNRRYPDAPDIPLTILINLEVTPLSPDLGDDWEGCLSLIDLRGQTPRYQQVRAKALDREGRPLDFVATEFHARVLQHERDHLLGKLFVDRMKSLETLSYLPEFSRYWSR; encoded by the coding sequence TTGGCTATCTTGAAGGTGGCACGTCTGGGGCATCCGGTCTTACGTCAGGTCGCGCCGCCCGTCAGGCCGGAGACGATTCGAGAGGCGGAGATCCAGCGCCTCATCGATGATATGATCGAGACAATGCGGGAATACGAAGGCGTCGGGATCGCCGCGCCCCAGGTCCATGTCTCCAAGCAGATCGCCGTGATTGAGGCCGCTGGCAATCGGCGTTACCCCGACGCTCCGGATATCCCCCTCACGATTCTGATCAATCTGGAGGTGACCCCGCTCTCTCCTGACCTGGGGGACGACTGGGAAGGGTGCCTCAGCCTGATCGATCTCCGCGGGCAGACACCGCGGTACCAACAGGTGCGGGCAAAAGCGCTCGATCGAGAGGGCCGGCCGCTTGACTTTGTCGCCACCGAGTTCCATGCGCGGGTACTCCAGCATGAGCGCGACCACCTGCTGGGCAAGCTCTTTGTCGACCGGATGAAAAGTCTTGAGACGCTGTCTTACCTTCCCGAGTTCAGCCGTTACTGGAGTCGCTAA
- the tldD gene encoding metalloprotease TldD has translation MTKELMKPERFFLEKFGLTERHLEQGLGAALGSQIDDADLYFEYRISESLALEEGMIKQATKNINQGVGVRALAHEKTGYAFSDEISVENLELAGLRAKAIAERADAGTSPPVKVGGALPHDLYPIRVQPVEIPTEQKIDLLQRVDAIARKADPRIVQVMASFTCESKIVLIATSAGIMIGDIQPLSRLNITCIAQDGTNRQIGTWGGGGRADFEFFLEDGRFERYTKEAARLAIMNLNAADAPAGTMDVVLGPGWPGILLHEAIGHGLEGDFNRKKTSAFSDRIGQRVASELVTVVDDGTIPGRRGSLNVDDEGTPTQRTVLIERGILRGYMQDRLNARLMGMAPTGNGRRESYAHQPIPRMTNTFMEPGDSTSEEIIGSVKHGLYAVTFGGGQVDITSGKFVFSASEAYMIEDGKITRPVKGATLIGHGPDVLTRVTMVGNDLKLDEGIGTCGKDGQGVPVGVGLPTIKIEGLTVGGTLGMPKGGSAQ, from the coding sequence ATGACGAAAGAGCTGATGAAACCGGAGCGGTTTTTTCTGGAGAAGTTTGGCTTGACCGAGCGACACCTTGAACAGGGATTGGGCGCCGCCCTCGGCAGCCAGATCGACGACGCCGACCTGTACTTCGAGTACCGGATCAGCGAGTCGTTGGCGCTCGAAGAGGGGATGATTAAACAGGCGACGAAGAACATCAATCAAGGCGTTGGCGTCCGCGCCCTTGCCCACGAAAAGACCGGCTACGCCTTTTCCGACGAGATCAGTGTGGAGAACCTGGAGTTGGCCGGCTTGCGGGCCAAGGCGATCGCGGAGCGGGCGGATGCCGGTACGTCCCCACCGGTCAAGGTCGGCGGGGCGTTGCCTCATGACCTGTACCCGATTCGGGTCCAGCCGGTAGAGATTCCAACGGAGCAGAAGATTGATCTGCTTCAGCGCGTGGACGCCATCGCCAGAAAAGCAGACCCGCGAATCGTCCAGGTCATGGCGTCGTTCACGTGCGAGTCCAAGATCGTCCTGATTGCGACCTCTGCCGGCATCATGATCGGTGACATCCAGCCGCTCTCTCGTCTGAACATCACCTGCATCGCCCAGGATGGGACGAATCGACAGATAGGCACCTGGGGCGGAGGCGGCCGGGCCGACTTCGAGTTCTTCCTGGAGGATGGCCGCTTCGAACGCTATACCAAGGAGGCTGCCCGTCTGGCCATCATGAACCTCAATGCAGCCGATGCGCCTGCCGGGACGATGGACGTCGTCCTCGGCCCCGGATGGCCCGGCATTCTGCTGCACGAGGCGATCGGCCACGGCCTTGAAGGCGACTTCAATCGGAAGAAGACCTCAGCCTTCAGCGACCGGATCGGGCAGCGGGTGGCCTCGGAACTGGTCACCGTGGTGGACGACGGCACAATCCCGGGACGCCGCGGCTCGCTGAATGTGGACGACGAGGGGACGCCGACCCAGCGGACTGTTCTGATCGAGCGCGGAATCCTCCGCGGCTATATGCAGGATCGATTGAATGCGCGTCTGATGGGGATGGCGCCGACAGGTAACGGCCGACGCGAAAGTTACGCGCATCAGCCGATCCCCCGAATGACCAATACCTTCATGGAGCCTGGCGACTCAACCTCCGAGGAGATCATCGGGTCGGTCAAGCACGGCCTGTACGCCGTGACCTTCGGGGGTGGCCAGGTCGATATCACCAGCGGCAAGTTCGTCTTTTCGGCCAGTGAGGCGTACATGATCGAAGACGGAAAGATCACAAGGCCGGTCAAGGGGGCCACGTTGATCGGCCACGGTCCTGACGTCCTGACTCGAGTGACGATGGTGGGGAACGATCTGAAGCTGGACGAGGGGATCGGGACATGCGGGAAGGATGGGCAAGGGGTCCCCGTGGGCGTGGGGCTGCCGACTATCAAGATCGAAGGACTGACCGTGGGCGGGACCCTCGGTATGCCAAAGGGGGGGAGCGCTCAATGA
- a CDS encoding cob(I)yrinic acid a,c-diamide adenosyltransferase yields MKIYTRKGDTGETGLIGGTRVFKSALRVEAYGDIDELNAVLGWIVTKLTNESIRQDLVQIQRDLFAVGAQLADPTGHVEQNARKTGLHEERVRELEGIIDRYDTVLSPLRAFILPGGSEGGALFHLARAVCRRAERRIVALSRDEPLSPPLISYMNRLSDLLFTLARAVNRDAGIEEIPW; encoded by the coding sequence GTGAAGATCTATACGCGGAAGGGCGATACGGGCGAGACCGGGCTGATCGGCGGGACGCGGGTGTTCAAATCTGCCCTGCGAGTCGAGGCATACGGCGATATAGACGAGCTGAACGCCGTCCTGGGCTGGATCGTAACCAAGTTGACGAACGAGTCGATCAGGCAAGACCTCGTACAGATCCAGCGCGACCTTTTTGCCGTCGGCGCGCAACTTGCCGATCCTACCGGCCATGTGGAGCAGAATGCCAGGAAGACCGGCCTTCACGAAGAAAGGGTTCGAGAGCTTGAAGGAATCATTGACCGGTACGATACCGTGCTGAGCCCGCTACGCGCCTTTATCCTGCCGGGCGGCTCAGAGGGTGGCGCGCTGTTCCACCTGGCCAGGGCTGTCTGTCGAAGGGCAGAACGGCGGATAGTCGCATTGTCCCGGGATGAGCCGCTCTCGCCTCCACTCATTTCGTATATGAATCGGCTCTCCGACCTCCTCTTCACCTTGGCCAGGGCGGTCAATCGTGATGCAGGGATCGAAGAGATTCCATGGTAG